In Exiguobacterium sp. 9-2, the genomic window AGTTCTGATTGTTGACCCAAAACTTCGCCGTCGCCATGTAATAGAAGTAGGCAGGAGATAAGCGTTTGACGACTTTAGCGTTCGGATCACCGAGATAAAGCTTCTTGTTATAGATCCAGACGACTTTGTAGCCGAGTGCTTGTTTCTTCAGTTCCTCATAAATGTAACGCGGACTGTCCGCGTAATGTTTACCGAGCCCACTCTCGAAGACGACGAGTTTCGGGTCGACCGGCAAGACGCGTTGCATGAGTCGATATCCAGCATTCATCGTCGGGAAGTAGAACCGGCTTCGGCGATAGACCTTAAAGAGAATGTTCGCTGCCTCGTTCGTCTGAATCTTTTCAAAGAGGCTCGTCTGTTTCGTATAGTTCATGATCGTTTGATAGACCTGATCAGAGTAAGTCGTATCCGTTTTCGTCAAGAAGACGTCAGCGCGTCGTTTGTATTCGTCCGCCATCTCAAAATTACGGCGTGCCGTCGCGTCAAGATCGTCGAACAGGTCATCAATCGTTTTTGAGATTCGACCCGGTAATTCGTTCTCGAGATCGAGATATGAACCGAGTGGACCGATGAAGCGTTTCGGGTCGAATTGGAGATAGTGAACCGGTCGCTTTAAGAAACTGAAGTCAAAGGCAACACTCGAGTAGTCAGTGACGAGCAACAGGCTCTCTTTTAACAACCCTTGGACGTCACGTTCGCCTTGGTGGATGACCGTGATCGGTAAGTTCTCGAAATGACTCGAATATTGCTGCATGTTTGGATGCAGGCAAAGAACGATCTCGAGACGATGTTGTTTCGCATACGCATGCAAACGATCACTCGATAGGAACGTTTGATACTGCTGATAGTATTCTGATTCGAAGAACTGGAGAGGCGTCTGTAGCCACGACCGCCACGTCGGAATGACGAGCATCTGACGTTTGACCGGGACGTCATTTTTCAAGAGTGCATCAAAGCGAGACAAGCCAGTAATTTTGACCTCGCGCTCAGCGTATCCCATATCTTGTGTGACGAGTCGCTTTTCCCGCTCCGAGCTGACAAGGAACAAATCCGTGTCGAAGGCAGCAGCAAATTTCCCGTATTGATTGTTCATGTTCTTCGTTCCGAGAACTCCGTGTTGGATGAAGACACGATCTGCTCGCATCTTGCGTTTGAACGGCTCCGAGCGAAGCGGATACAAGTATTCCGCGTGGTGTGTCCCGATGACCTTCTTTGCCATCAACGAGTGATAGATGTGTTCCTTCGATTTGATCGGCAAGACGTTTCCGAGCGGAGCGACTTGCGCATATTCGTTCGACGCCGGATCGATGACGTAATAGACCGGTCGCTCAGGATAAGTCTCGCGCATGTATTTGAAGAAGTGGTAACCATTGTCCTGCGCTTTATATGGACGTTCTCCGACGAGCCACGTGTTCTTCTCGGCAAACAGCCGGTAGAGCGGGGCGAACGTCATCAGATGATTCAGATAGGCGTAATTTTCATTCGTGAACTCGGTCATCTCAAATGATAGATTCCGGTGACCGACCGTGTAGTACGGAATGATATGCATCGTCGACGTCTCATCTTTCCCTAACGCTTCCGGTGTCAGCTGACGCGTAATATAACGGGCACGACCGAGACGGTATAATTTCGGTTCCGATCGGTGATAGAAATCGAGCGCGATGAAAGCATCATAAACCCCTTCTTGCAATTGGGCTGCTTGATGGAGTTGTGACCAGTGAATCTTCGCCGTGTAATGATAGCGATACAATCCGAATTTTTTCGCACTTACCTCGTTTTGGTACAACCAATCGATTGGGACAGGGACTTGATCGCCACTCTCTCGGTGAACAAGGAGCAACCGTCCCGTCTTGATGAACGCATGACGCGTAAAGGCTTTTCCGCTTATGACCGTCGTCGCTTTCGTCTCATTACGGACCGCATCGATTTGAATTTTCGGCTTCATCTGCGGTTCTTTATTCAGCAAGAGACGCAGGTTGCCTTTTAGATCCGTATACAACTGGACGAATTCGTTGAACGTCTCATCCATCAACGGCGCGAGAGGCGCAGGAATCTGTGTATCAAGAAAGCGCCCTAACAGAATTTCGCGGGTGAAGACGGTCGCGTCGAGCGTAGCATGGCTCGGTAACCCGTCGGATTCCCATTTTTGTAATTGTTCCGGTGTGAGATGCTCGACTTTTTTTGTGAACGTTAGCCAGAGTGAAAAACGACCAATCGGATAGAGCGTATCTTGATCGGCTTCGACGGACTCGATCTCAGCGAGACCGTCCTCTTCGATCGTCGGAACGTCCGCCTCTTCTTGCATTTGAGCAACATGTTGACTCAGTTGAGACACGATTGAATGCGACAGCTGAAAGGTGAAGCGATGATCGTCCAGTTGGTTCGG contains:
- a CDS encoding CDP-glycerol glycerophosphotransferase family protein; the encoded protein is MLFKSALRVLQFGHSVLPKKQKKLKRSALKESLQIQSSPTDYTLSGQLNDPLLTITSLRIRDRSQETVLEVPNQLDDHRFTFQLSHSIVSQLSQHVAQMQEEADVPTIEEDGLAEIESVEADQDTLYPIGRFSLWLTFTKKVEHLTPEQLQKWESDGLPSHATLDATVFTREILLGRFLDTQIPAPLAPLMDETFNEFVQLYTDLKGNLRLLLNKEPQMKPKIQIDAVRNETKATTVISGKAFTRHAFIKTGRLLLVHRESGDQVPVPIDWLYQNEVSAKKFGLYRYHYTAKIHWSQLHQAAQLQEGVYDAFIALDFYHRSEPKLYRLGRARYITRQLTPEALGKDETSTMHIIPYYTVGHRNLSFEMTEFTNENYAYLNHLMTFAPLYRLFAEKNTWLVGERPYKAQDNGYHFFKYMRETYPERPVYYVIDPASNEYAQVAPLGNVLPIKSKEHIYHSLMAKKVIGTHHAEYLYPLRSEPFKRKMRADRVFIQHGVLGTKNMNNQYGKFAAAFDTDLFLVSSEREKRLVTQDMGYAEREVKITGLSRFDALLKNDVPVKRQMLVIPTWRSWLQTPLQFFESEYYQQYQTFLSSDRLHAYAKQHRLEIVLCLHPNMQQYSSHFENLPITVIHQGERDVQGLLKESLLLVTDYSSVAFDFSFLKRPVHYLQFDPKRFIGPLGSYLDLENELPGRISKTIDDLFDDLDATARRNFEMADEYKRRADVFLTKTDTTYSDQVYQTIMNYTKQTSLFEKIQTNEAANILFKVYRRSRFYFPTMNAGYRLMQRVLPVDPKLVVFESGLGKHYADSPRYIYEELKKQALGYKVVWIYNKKLYLGDPNAKVVKRLSPAYFYYMATAKFWVNNQNFPHYMTRRKETTYIQTWHGTPLKKMLFDLDEIHGRDEGYVERVTNAIQQWSVLLSPSPYATNIFRSAFQYGGPVVESGYPRNDLFFTANNTATIERIRTQLQLPEDKKVILYAPTFRDHQSLGKGKFYFDYPFDFDRVAEALGDEYVFLIRTHVLVTKKPKIPAQHREQFIDVTTYPDIQELYLITDLLITDYSSVFFDFANMNRPMMFYAYDLDLYRDTLRGFYLDYYNDLPGPILETEEALLHALSDIPRLTKMYQAQLDAFRATYGPMEDGFAASRVVDAYFKTDQTMRTQTLELLEQPDGSYSV